Genomic segment of Rhodococcus sp. W8901:
TCGGCCGCGCCATCTCCATCGGCGTGGTGGACGAGACGATCGATCCGGCCAAGACGCGCAGCGTCATCACCGCGGCCCTCGCCGCGGCACCGGCCGGCCGTGGACAGCACAAGAACATTCCGCTGTGACACGACGACACTGAGTGATGGGGCCCCGCACCGCGGGGCCCCATCACTTTTGGGTCCCGACGGCCCACTCCACTGCCGGGCCGAGACTCACCACCCTCGTCGACGCCGTCCGGTTTGCCGGATCTCGTTGCACCACAGAGAAATCGGCCACACCCGGAAAAGGACACGACCGAACCGACTCAGCCGACGTCGCGGCGCAGCCAGGTCACCTCGGCGCCCTCGCCACCGCTGCGGTAGGGCTCGAGCACCTCGTCCCACGGCGTGCCGAGGGCGTGCTCCACGGCGGCGGCGAAACCGTCGGCGCCCTTCGCGAGCAGCGCCCGCAGTCGCATCTCGCCGACGACGACGTCCCCGTTCGCACTCGTCGAACCGCGCCACAGCCCGAGGCCCGGCACGTGGCTGAATCGTTCGCCGTCCACGCCGTCACTCGGGTTCTCCGTCACCTCGAAGTACAGCAGGGGCCAGGCCCGCAGGCCCGCCGCGAGCCTGGACCCGGTACCGACAGGGCCGGACCAGTCGCAGGTTGCCCGTAGTGTGCCGCCGACCGCGGGCTGAGCCGTCCAGCGAAGGTTGGCGCGGGCATCGAGAATCGAGGTGAGGGCCCACTCGACGTGTGGACAGACGGCGGCGGGCGACGAGTGGACGTAGATCACTCCGGTCGTCGCATCCGCGAACTGGTTCAACGAGCGCACTGCAACACCTCCAGCTTCGACGAGGGACGTCTTCCCCAACGACCTCGATCAAGTGGAGCCGGCTGTGTCGCAATCGCGACTTCACAGAGCGACACAACGTCGACCAGTGTGCCCTGTGATGCCACTGTTACGCCAGTGATAGCAGTAAATTGATCTACCGACGGGCGCGCAACTCGGCGACGACGCCGTCACTCAATGCCGGCCACAGCGGCTTCGCCCAGTCCCCGAAAGCCCTATCCGTCAGCACGACGCACGCGGCGTCGACGGCCGGGTCCACCCAGAGGAAGGTCCCGGACTGGCCGAAGTGCCCGTAGGTGGCCGAGGAGTTGCCCGAGCCGGTCCAGTGCGGACTCTTGCCGTCCCGGATCTCGAAGCCGAGCCCCCAGTCGTTGGGCCGCTGCGGGCCGTAGCCGGGCAGCAGGCCGGCAAGTCCGGGGAACTGCACGCTGGTGGCCTCGGTGTGGGTCTGCGGCGAGATCAGGATGGGGCGCAGCAGTTCGGCGGCGAACCGCGCGAGGTCGGCCGTGCTCGCCTGTCCCCCGTGCCCGGCGGAACCGACGAGGGCGGAGTTCACCATCCCCAACGGCGCGAACACTGCCTCGGCCACGTAGTCGGCGAACCCGATCCCGGTCTCGGTCTCGACGAAGTCCGCCAGCACCTCGAACCCGGCGCTGGAGTAGATGCGCTTGGCGCCCGGCTCCGCCTGCACCTTGTGTTCGCCGAATGCCAGACCCGACGTGTGCGCGAGCAGGTGTCGCACCGTGGCGCCGGGTGGGCCGGCGGGCTGGTCGAGTTCGATCGCCCCTTCTTCGACGGCCACGAGAGCGGCATACGCGCACAACAGCTTCGTCACGGACGCGAGTGGATACACCCGCTCCTGGTCACCGAAATGCGCAACGCCTCGGCCACCGTCGACGACGGCAGCCGAGGCGTTGTCCACCGGCCATTGCCCGATCCGATCGAGAGTCTGCACCCGATCAGACTACGAGGGGCGTCCGATCAGAGGTTCACCAGTCCGCTTCGGTGTAGCGGACCACACCGCGAATGTTCTTACCGTCGAGCATGTCCTGGTAACCCTCGTTGAGCTGCTCGAGCGAGTACGTGTTGGTGACCATGTCCTCGAGATTGAGCAGGCCCGCCCGGTACAGGTTCAGCAGGTTCGGGATGTCCACGCGGGCGTTGCAGCCACCGTAGATGTTGCCCTGCAGGTCCTTCTGCAGCATCGCGAACAGGAACGCGTTGAGCTTGACGTCCATGTCGGCCATGTGGCCCATCGCGGTGACGACGCAGCGACCGTTCTTGGCGGTGAGTGTGAGGGCCGGGTCGACGTACTCGCCCTTCATCTCACCGACCGTGATGATCGTCTTCTGGCACATGCGGCCCCAGGTGATCTCCATGATCGGCGCGATCGCCTCTTCCATCGAGGCGAAGGCATGCGTGGCGCCGAACTTGAGGGCCTGCTCGCGCTTGAACGGCACCGGGTCGATCGCGAACACGTGGCGTGCACCCGACGCGACGGCACCCTGCAGGGCGCTCATACCGACGCCGCCGACACCGATGATGGCGACCGAGTCACCCGGCTTGACGTCGGCGACGTGCGTCGCCGAACCCCATCCGGTCGGGACACCGCAGCCCACGAGGGCGGCGAGCTCGAACGGGATGTCCTTCTCGATCTTGACGACCGACGTCTGGTGCACCGTCATGTAGGGCGAGAACGTGCCGAGCAGGCTCATCGGGATCACGTTCTCCCCGCGCGCCTGGATGCGGTAGGTGCCGTCGGCGATGGCCTGGCCGCTGAGCAGCCCCATGCCGAGGTCGCAGAGGTTCGAATGGCCCGACGAACACGACGGGCAGCGTCCACAGGCCGGGATGAACGAGAGCACGACGTGGTCGCCGACCTCGAGATCCGTGACGCCCTCGCCGACCTTGGTGATCACACCCGCGCCCTCGTGGCCGCCCATGGCCGGGTAGGACGCCATCGGCGTCGCACCGGTGACGATGTGGTGGTCGGAGTGGCACATGCCGGCGGCTTCCATGCGGATCTGAACCTCGCCGGCGACCGGGTCACCGAGTTCGATCTCCTCGATCGACCACTTCTCGTTGATGCCCCACAGCAACGCGCCCTTGGTCTTCATTTGCAACCGCCCTTCCATACCTAACAACCGATTGCTGTGACGATAGCCACAAATCTTCTAAATTGGAACACGTTCTAGGCGGTGAGTAGGAAACCGGCCCACTGAGTGGGAGAACTTCCCAGGTCACCGCCCGTTCACGGCGCCGGACTCCCGCCGAGCCCACCCGGACCGACTGGACGCTCGACCTGATCTGTCGGTATCCCGTGAGACGTTTCCGTTGTCGAGTTGGCTTCAGGGGAGGAACTCAGCAGTTCGTGTCCGACATCGTCTCAGTCTTCGTCCTTGCGCTCGTCGTGACATCGATGGGCCTGACCGTCAAGCAACTGGCACGCAGCCGAGCTCGTCGCGCGACGTACCTACGGACCGTCCGCGCGATCCGGTGGTGGATGGTGCCCGCCGCAGCCATGCAACTCACCGTTGTCGCGGGAACCTTCTGGGTGTTGTCCGAGGCCGTGCCGATCCTGAGGTTCGGATGGTGGTCGGCGCTCGGCGGTAGCGGCAACATCGCGCTGGGGCAGACCGACAACAGCGGATTCGTATGGTCGGCACTGTCCCTCGCGATACCCGCGGCGCTCGTCCTACTGGTGCCCTTCCTCGCCCACGACGAGGAGCGCACCTTCCGAGCCGGCGCCGAGGAGTGGACGATGGCCACCCGCGTCCGAACCCAGGTCACGTTCGGGCTGATCCACCTGGCGATGGGAATCCCCGTCGCAGCCGGCATCGCCCTGATCGTCAGCGGGTTCTACTTCGAACGCCTGTATCTGGTGGCGGTGCGCGGGAACCGAGAGCGGATCGCGGAGCTGCGCAACGTGCCCCCACCGGCCGTGATCGACTGTCCCCCGCTTCCCGTCGGCGCCCCCTATGATCCGCACCACTGGGATCGGGTGCAGGCCGAGCGGGCGGCAGTGCGAGCCGAGAACACGCGCCTGCGCCTCGCCTGGGAGGACGGGGAGGACGAGG
This window contains:
- a CDS encoding DUF3145 domain-containing protein, which gives rise to MRSLNQFADATTGVIYVHSSPAAVCPHVEWALTSILDARANLRWTAQPAVGGTLRATCDWSGPVGTGSRLAAGLRAWPLLYFEVTENPSDGVDGERFSHVPGLGLWRGSTSANGDVVVGEMRLRALLAKGADGFAAAVEHALGTPWDEVLEPYRSGGEGAEVTWLRRDVG
- a CDS encoding NDMA-dependent alcohol dehydrogenase, giving the protein MKTKGALLWGINEKWSIEEIELGDPVAGEVQIRMEAAGMCHSDHHIVTGATPMASYPAMGGHEGAGVITKVGEGVTDLEVGDHVVLSFIPACGRCPSCSSGHSNLCDLGMGLLSGQAIADGTYRIQARGENVIPMSLLGTFSPYMTVHQTSVVKIEKDIPFELAALVGCGVPTGWGSATHVADVKPGDSVAIIGVGGVGMSALQGAVASGARHVFAIDPVPFKREQALKFGATHAFASMEEAIAPIMEITWGRMCQKTIITVGEMKGEYVDPALTLTAKNGRCVVTAMGHMADMDVKLNAFLFAMLQKDLQGNIYGGCNARVDIPNLLNLYRAGLLNLEDMVTNTYSLEQLNEGYQDMLDGKNIRGVVRYTEADW
- a CDS encoding serine hydrolase domain-containing protein, with the protein product MQTLDRIGQWPVDNASAAVVDGGRGVAHFGDQERVYPLASVTKLLCAYAALVAVEEGAIELDQPAGPPGATVRHLLAHTSGLAFGEHKVQAEPGAKRIYSSAGFEVLADFVETETGIGFADYVAEAVFAPLGMVNSALVGSAGHGGQASTADLARFAAELLRPILISPQTHTEATSVQFPGLAGLLPGYGPQRPNDWGLGFEIRDGKSPHWTGSGNSSATYGHFGQSGTFLWVDPAVDAACVVLTDRAFGDWAKPLWPALSDGVVAELRARR